CATCCTCTTTTCTTCATTTACATTAAACAATGCAAGTATGCAATGCACCACTGTCATCTGTCTGCGTATATATAAGCCCAGCATCCCTCCATTCCCATCACAACTTCATCTAATCCACCAACAACCTCAATTCATATATATAACCACCATTGTTCTTCTACTTCAAGCCTATAGGGCAACTACATTCGAATCGTTGTCTCAATACAACTACTACGCATTTTTTTCTAACCTATAGACATATATATAGTTCTTCGATGGATCGTGTTGGGAAGTTGGCGTCGCAAAAGGCAGTGGTGATCTTCAGTAAGAGTTCCTGTTGCATGAGCCATGCCATCAAGAGATTGTTCTATGAACAAGGGGTTAGTCCGGCAATCCACGAGCTCGACGAGGACTCCAGAGGGAAAGAAATGGAGTGGGCTCTGATGAGGCTAGGGTGCAACCCCTCAGTTCCGGCTGTGTTCATTGGGGGGAAATTTGTGGGCTCTGCAAATACTGTGATGACCCTTCATCTCAATGGCTCACTTAAGAAAATGCTGAAAGAAGCCGGAGCTATATGGCTTTAGTGGTAATGGAGGAAGCTGGCTAGCGACCTAATACTAAAGCCTATAATAAGGTTAATCAACTTGTATCAAAGCTCtctttttttgccctttttttccCTATATAACTGGCGGCTTGAGGAGTATATAGATTGTATCCTGAAACGATCTATAGAGtctataaatataatttaacagTGTACTTAAATATTATAGTATTGAAACTAGAATAAGAATGATTTCTGCTTCCATTGTTAATCAATTTTAAGTGCTTTTTCCCATATAAAGGTTTACTTTTTCTGTATTTAAACTTGGAAAGCGCTTCCATAACcactaaaaaaattggaatatcATGCTTTCATAATCGTCTAGTGGCATATGAATATGCTTATATATGgtacaagacaaaaaaaaacacttccacCATTAATGCCCTAAGATCACCAGTAGAGCTGATCAGTTTTCCAAATGATCATCCTCTCAATTTTCCGTCCATCCATCGATCTAATTGCGTGAGAAACGATCCACTAATATCATCTCGATCATGCTGATTGCTCTTTGGAGTTTAATCATGtgttaactaatttaattaattcaattaacAAGATGAAGCTAAAGATTATGAGATGCATGGATGAGTGTCACGCACACTTTTGAATAAACTTTGAAATTCCCCAGCAATTACGTGGCCCAAATTGAAATGATCATTTCAATAGATGAATATATTCTTCCACAACTAAACTGGAGGTCATACAAGAAGTCCTATATACATGTATATTCTTGTTAGTGTTGTTCCATCGTATGTGAATGATCTTCAAAAGCTTGTCCCCTAAAACCTTAGATAATTAACATGTCTGATCAATCAGAAGAGGAAGTAAATCACCTGAGTAATTTGATATTCAGAGGTGCTCATTCGGagaatatttgaatatttaagcTACTTAACTCCCACTAACCTGTCGGATTTTGATCGAATCAGCCTTGTCACCATCCAGACTGATTCTTGGCATTGTCGGTAGGATCCACCATTTAGTCATTCATAAGGTTATTTGATTTGTCTAGTGCCTGTCCTTGGAATTCCAGGTGCAAATTCTTTATAATGGGGTGTGACGCCGAGCCTTTCCAAAATGGCATTTTATCTATATCCAGTAAGCTGTTTACCATCGATCGAAGAACCCGGTTCGGAACACCTCATAAAGCCTTggttaattcaattttcaaccaACCATCTACCTACATTTTCACAGATAATGTTTATTGCCATCCTATGTGTATATCCAAAGGGCAAAAAAAGAACCCCAGTTGGGATAGCTAGAATTTGATGATCAACTCCTATCCATTCCTTTCAAACTATACTCTAAATCAAGTCCAAATAAATTGATTCGAGGATACCTAATTTGTGATCTGTCTCTGAGGTAATATTCTTTGTATAAACATACGGCAATATGTATATACAGGTTACAACATTTTCCCCTAAAAGCTGTCCTCTTCATGGCTCATGACAGCTTATTTGATTGAGGATGTAAAGAAGATAGCGAAAACCTGGAAGAATCTGGCTCTTTCAGAATTTCTGAACTTTTACTATCTTTAAAAGCTGTATAGATATGGACAGAAAGACGAAGACATGCATGGACTCCATCTGCCATCCATGAGATTTCTCCCAACAAACTGTCGGTAGCATTAAGCAAATAACATCCAGAATTAGGGAAGTTTTTCAAGAGGGGTTACCAAAAGTAATAATGAAAACTACTAATCATGACGATGGAAAGTCTTGTGCTTCATGATTTTGCCATACATTTGACTAGCTATCCCTGATCCACCCGGACCGGCCCCTCAGATGCCGTTATGACCAAGGCAAGAAAAGCTAGCTCAAACGCATCACGCACGTTGGAACCTTTAAGCTTTATGATTATCTTCATCAATTTCCCATCTTCATCAGTTTCCACAATGTTCATACTTGCCTAAAGCTACAGGACAGTGTAAGCTCTTTCACGCAAGCGAAAAATTCCCTTTTCTAGCTCTTTCCCATGAATGAAGAACAAACATCTAGTCAGTACTGATGCAGTTTAGATAGTTAAGCATCACCAGAGTTGCGCCGCACAGGAACTCAAGATCAAAAAGACTTCATTTCCTTCACGTATTAGTCAACCCCatagtgaaaaaagaaagaaagaaagaaaggaatagattGCGAGATTATCCTGTTATATATGAGGGTTTTACCATCTGGGATTTGGCCAGACACTAGCATGAGGAACATCAAACCAAACTTCACTGCCTTGACGATCAGTAGCCTGCCGTAGAGCGCGGCATCTTTAGGTCTTCATTGTGGCAGAACTGCAGCATCCAAATGCTAGCATTTGATTGAAATTATagtgaaattaattaaattgcCTGAACAATTATCCAACCAACATGAGATGCCAAAGGGAGAGGAGAAAATGTATGCTCCCAACTTTAATTTGGAAGCACTCTTGTATTCCTCCATTTCCAGACAGGCTAAGACGAAATATTCACCTTTGTAATATGTTGATGGAATTGATTCCATTTTATCTTACAATAGAGAAAGGTAGTTCATATTCAATTCCTTCCACAATCTTAGATGTGCATGTGTTTTTTGTGGTATGTATGATCTGTTCATGATGagaaatgtttctatttttctgacatccattgaaaatatttgtaaatcTGGTTAGTATCATACACATTTATCAGGCACATTGTGCGTGTTTGATCAGTTTCCTATCTTTCTACAGTGTAAACCCCACAAAAGTTGTAGATGAAGATACGAAAATCAGTCATATTTGAACTGATTCCATCGCAAGAATTAATACATAGGGTCCAtccctaaagtgatcatatcaATCAACTAACTTTCTGTCAATTTCCTCTCCGAATAAtcgataattattatttaaaaaaaaaagaaaaaggaaaaaaaaaaaaaagaaggggaaaTTGAAGGGAATGTTTATAAAGCAAGCACCACCAGCGCCTATACATAACAAATGAAAGAATACAAAGTAGGGAAATGCAAAGGTGGAACAACAAAACTGTGGTGGACCTCATTGCAGATGTGTCCAGCCAGTCTCCATGGCCATGGACCGCCTGAACCTGCCTTTTCTTTGTTTGTCACTATACCCATTAAGGCATTGAAATCACTTAGCTGAAGACTATCTCCTTCCACATCCATCTCATTATTCTAATCAGACGATAGACCTCTGCAATTCTAGCAGTTTCCAACCACTTTCTCACATGGGGTTCCAATTATAGTGTCATTGATTTGAGCCATACCACATGGTTTCCTGGTTCCAccaattcatatatttatatatatatacacacagtCTAGGACAATCACGGGGGTTCAGAATTTTTGGGTCAAGATTGATATATATACATTGTAGACCCTTGTAGAAACATGGtgcatatttatgaaaaaaaaaaaattagacagAATTTTCACTTACAGACAATGAGttcctctccattttctttcacGTTTTATATATTCTCCTCTTTTTATTGGAATCATTATCCATCTTTGTTGTGGTGGGAAACAAAAGTTGAATTCTTTTCTTCCATACTACACTTTTCTCATCTGTCACTCTTCACAGAATACCGACAATCACTTAGGAGAGGTTCTCAAAATCTCAAGAACAAATGGGGGGTTTTCCTATACACTATATTATGGCATATACTTAAATATATGGCTCACTCTCTAGCCAGTGCTATAAATAAGACAGCATAAGATCTCAAGCATTGATATAGGAATAATTTTTTCCTGGGCTGTAGGGCAAAACCTTTTTTTGGTCTTCTTCATCAAGATATCCATATACTGCAATGTTGGGGCTTCTTGTTACATGGATCCCCAAGGTAATTCAGCTCATCTGTGGCCCTTGAGGGAGCAGCATGTGAATCAAGCGAATCGACCGTTGTGTTCATCTAAGGAGAATTTCATTCAAATTGCTGGTTGCCACCATGGTAACTGTGAATGATCCATGGAGATTACCAAGTAGTCTCACCATGCTCATGTGTGCATTCTTACCTTATATTTGTGGAAAGGTTTTTCTTAATTGTCTGGTCAAGCTCTATAACTCTAATTAAGTAAATGGGCCCATTAGTAGGTGATCAAACCCACACAATTAGGAAGCCTATGGGCCCATTTGCTTTGTCCAAATTGCTTAATTAATTCTACTGTCTGCACAcaacttgtttttttaaagcAAATGTGAAAGCCTCATTCAATGGGAAATCTCTTTTGATTGCCCATAATCTTGgctaaaggaaaaacaaatcaaacagCTTGGAGGAACTCAGAAACACTTTCAAGCAAGCGAATACCTACCTAGCTAGCTACCAGATTACCCATCTTGATCAATGACAAACATCATGATTTGTCTAATACTCTACTCATAGCACAAATCAGCTACAGCCAAGATGAAGGCTAGTCTTTGTTTGGACTCTCAGTATTAAAACAAACTTCAAAGTTTGTTTGGTTCCTAGCCACTTGAACCTAAttttttctggaaaatagattttagtactcaataaatacaaaattttaattactagAAATTTGAAATGTCTGTCCAATTTTGTTTGGTGCTAAGTTATGTTTGTGATGTTCCAAATTAATTAAGGGAAAAAGTTTCTTATTCTATATTTGCATCGGGCTCTTTAACCATAAAGACTTATTTTTAGGTTGTAAGGACTTATTAAACTTAGAACGGATAATAAATGACTTCTTCCTATCCTCGATTTCTCAATCTTGTGAAACACcatgaaagaaaatatcatcACTTTATGGACTCCTCCTAACTATGTAGGATTTATTGGGCTAGTATCATTTGTGCATATGATATGCTTCCTTTAACTATGTAACGGCCTAATGGGCAAAGAATTTAAGACATCATAATGTtggaaataatataaatttatgggGTAAATTTCATTATCTCTTTTGAACATCCCGACTAAATACATTTAGGTACTATTAATTTAAATACGTAAACAATTATCCTATTATCCTATTAGTTTAAACTTGATTTGCAtccaaacatgaaaattttctacctatatataaaatatcaattcCTTGGTAAAGATACTAAAACATGGATTGCATTTAAGAgactaaaaaatgttatttatatctccatttaaatattagttataaaaaatggtaaaaatagaaatgcaaattttttaagaaaatattagttGGTTCTTTTACCTTATTCTTAACTCctttacatttaaaattaaataatttgtaccCAAATTTGTTAAATAATGTCATtccatgatttttatttttttttagatgatcTTATTTTCATTGTAGAATTTcgattgaaaaaatatatatttcatttgtaTCACAGGATAATTCATATTAGTGAATTATATCTGTGTCATGTCAAAACCTAGATATTTTACTCTATAACTCAATTCAAACTCAACACGAATAATAATCATGTcaaaaatataaactcaaatactacctaattattaaataagttgcATATCTCGTGACCCATTTAATCTATTTATTGATCAATTTctcttatttaataatcaagttgAGTTAGATCTtgtatatatctatataattaaTGTTTCAATCAAATGTGTTTATAACCAAAttgacctatttatttaaaaacaaatttaaaatgagttagATATGAATTAAATGGTTTAAAATACAATTAggttaataagaaaattattaaatgagttaattcgaattttgttaaataagttaatataaaaattatctatttattatataagttACGTAGGTCGATACGAATTTGACTTAACTCATTAATACTTAACCTAAATTTACGAAAAGTGTTTTAGGTtaatttcttattgaaaatttgTATGAAAATTTGTGGCCATtaacaaaacccaaaacccaagcaggttaaaaagagaattttaaattttattttaattttctctttccttcttcACTTTCCTAATTTTTATATGGGCCATCAGCCATGGCAAGGGAGCCGAACGAAGAATCTTTGAAGGCCATGTAAGTGGCAGTGTCACCATCCTtccagaatcatcttcatttgaCTGACATCACAGGCAATGGTCAACTCAATCAACGCTTCCTGATTGGTCTACCGAATATGCCTTCCACATGGCAACCCCAAAACAGAATCTAAGTTTATCGACCGTGTGATCCTCCATCCAATCACCTTCTTTGGACGGCCCttgatgaaaaagaaagaaacttcTAGAAAGTACGAATACAAAAACTGGTCAACGATGATCACCCGCGGCTACACGTTTCGAGATTCAATTGGTTGGACGGTGGTCTTTCAGCCGCCTACTTTTCGCACGTAAATCCTGCTCATTCGGAGGAGACTTTCCAAAGGTAGACCGCCAcgtttcattttaaaaatggaagattCATCACCACCTCACATCAGATTTGTCTGGCATGATCTAAACCGTCCGCTTCAGCGGTTGaatcatattttttctttgtggACACGTGTATTGTCACTAAGGGAGCACCGAATACTCGCTCAGGGATAgcaaatacaaatgaaatttttgaatgGTGCGTCTCAACGGCCGAGTCGGCCGTCTACTCCCTCTCCGAAAGTCCTCCTCTCAACTCTCAACGgctcctttttccttttccttttctttttcttttcttttttcttattttattttaaatatatatattaattattttcacactttttaaattgaaaattttcaccgGAATATGCCACTTTTCcaagaaaaaagagattttgattaaagtttcattaaaaaataataattaatcgGGTAATTCCATAAAAATggatgataaaaagaaaattaaaaattaattgtaCGATATAGAAGAAAGCCAAAATGATAAGTTTCAAAGGTCAAATGGGTAAATTCTTGGAAAATCGTGCCCTAAAATATGTTGAAAAAAATGGGCATTTTTTTCTAGGAAGCAGCAGCCAACCAAACAGTGGCTCAACGAAGGGGTAAAAAGAGAGCATCAGATTCAGGCGTTCAGACAtggggaaaaaagaaagacCAAACTGTGTGGTTTAAACTCCAAGCATCTTTGTACTTAAAAGCAGTCAGACAGAGGATATCATCTCCATACATAAATATATCTATAAAGGCCCCCTATTATTATACTATCTTAGCCACCTTTTCCTCCCGCATTAATCACGCTTTGGAATATTTTTcccccttttgttttttaaaatatattatttatatatattacttaaaattcattttatttttttaattctttaatttgaaaatatacaactttataattaattttaattatatttaatatttttatatttttcatgagaAATCACTTTCCTTTGACTcaaataagttaaattatactatCCAAAAGAAAGACtgattcttaaaatttttctccCAACAAAAATCAATTCATTTCAAAATACTTCAATTGGTacacataaaaaaattggttaatTCAACaactttttgtttcatttttcgTGGCGTCAAACTCTCATCAATACAAGTCAAGGGAATGGCCCACTAACctcaaaaaaattgagaaaagtagggaaaaaatataataaagaaaaaaaggtaaataaaataatatatatatatttaaaactaataaattaactacttcaattattttaactctttaatataaattaaataattttaaaatatataaatttataattacttttaattattatttttttcttattttgtaattacagccaaataaaataaaatcattttatttatttatttttttcatactactttttgaaatcaaacataatctttacattttttttcctttttttttttagtttttttccaaaatatcaaGCATAACTTAGAGTGTTGTATACGATAAGAAAAAGTATGTTTTATATTGAGAGAATGTgtacatctatatatatatattatatagtcTAAAACCAAGGGGCTGAAGTGGGTTTGAGTAGGTTAGGTCAGCAGACTACCAAATTAAGACAGCAAGTTGCATAAAAGTAATGCATGATGGCCCCCTATTGGAAGACAATAATATATAGGTCTTTGGCAACTTGCAAAATCAATCTATTTACTGCTCTATCTACCAATTCTCCCCAACTTTGGAAAGAATGGATCACATCTCTTCTTGGGGTATCCCCATTTCTTTGACCACAATTTGATTCCTTTTGATCCTAAATATAGGGGgggaaagaaattgaaagttgTCATTTCATTGAAGAAGTATGATTGAGAAAGTATAATGGGCAGAAGAATTCTAAGAAGATTTCACATTCGAGGCCAGGGCACTGAGAAAAATGCTTCACCATTCAAATTTCTCCAATTCAGGGATGATGTGATTGGAAAGCAATAATGTGACCCCTAATGgggattttgaattcaaaaggggaaaaaagggAGTTGGtaatgtcaattttgaaacttACCCACTAGAAGAACTAGGTTGGCCCATTTTGAATCACActcttattaaataattatacataatTTTCCATGGGTTGGGTGCTTTGGCACCTACTACAATTGGGCCTTAATCCATGTTAtagtaattaaattaaatcaaatcaagtTTCACATTTATATAAATGGACTTATTAATTATTGAACTGCTAATTTCCCTAAATGTTTAACCTCGTAGGATTTAGATTCAATATGAAAAAGATAGATAGAATTTTGATTCGTGTCAAACAAGTTACAAATTGAAGAAGATTTTGGATTTATATTCAattaaacaaataagaaaaatgtaaattataGAGAGACGACTTGAGTACAAGGACCTCCTgctaaatcaaaatttgatatcatgttaaattgctaatttttaaaaaaaattatacttataaaatttaagttcaaTATATATCACActattaatactattaaatgaaataatattctatttttctttaatacttcCAAAATTATTCTTGTATTGCTTTTCTCctaattctttatatatatatactcctTTTTCCTTAATAGTCGAGGATGATGGGTTTGTTTTGGCTCCATCCATAAAAATTGTGGTTGCTCTAAAACTAATGGATCGCCCCCAAATGGCGGAGAGTGGCCCAAGCCCTATCCTTATGCTTTTAGCTTTGAAGTGGAAGTGGGTAATGCCAGGGCATTGGATCAAAGGTGGAGATTttgaaaacatatatatatatatatatatatatatatatatatataataattttttagaatatgacgtttaaaaaaaaaaaaagttatttgttcaaaagataattattttatttccatattttttaaattcgggtattttttaaaatgattgtaataatttaaaaatcccTAATCAATTGTAGAAGTACATAGTTGGTGTGGGGGGTGGGGATCTTCATCTAACCTTGTTGCTTGCCCACGAGGCAGCCAGCCACTGTGGACTGCAATCTGCAGAGCTTGTGCTCAGGCCCTAATCAATATTTCATCCCTTTTGGTTTGGATCCAAGCCTGAATTATTTTACTTCTATTCTAAGTCaccaaggttttttttttttttttttgaatttaatataatatttcaaaatatttggataaaacTTCAAATGccatgcaaatttaagcttaataaattttttaaaatggccatgaaatcaattttataatacATTCATTGAAGaaatatgtcaaaaaaaaaaaaggaaatagataatttttgtccttaaagttttcaaaattgaaacaccattattaaaaaaattcactataaatattttcaattaaataatttatttaaaaattgaggGGATGCTTGACATCTAAACTTTACTTCATCCATTACATTGCACCTAATGTGCCacccaaaattaaatttcatattttttaaatttttttataaatatcctTTGCATTATTGGGTAGATGATTGAGAGttcatttaacaaattttacgaaatatttttaatatttaaaattttttatcatttaagttttaaaaaagttaaaaaatgttttataaaataattatcaaatacactcaaaattaagttttatagtgttttctttaaaaatattttgtttttagaaaacattataagtaatttttttcaatattacaTCTAATTTTTCCagatttttaaatatcattaaacacctttttttttaaaaataaaattttaaccatttaaaaataatttttaagttaaaaacccTTCCTAAATTCATGTTGAAAGATTATAAAGTTTACCTTTTCAAAgagaattattcaaaattatgtaaatgttctaaaataaaaaaattagaaatatattttatttgttggaCAAACTACTTAAGTATGAGTATCACATGGTACAGGTACTATtgcccaatttttttaaaataaaaataaaaattttctagaaaaactataaaaaatctTGACGTTGGATCAAGTGTGGTGGACGTCACAGCTTTAAACTACCCCCATCTGACGGCGGAGAAGGAAGATCTCTACAAAACCCAAAGCAGGGGTGGACCGTACGCAATCATtaccaaaggaaaaaatagtattaaacatGTGTTAAGAATGTCCATCACAAAGTGTGGAAGCGCAGCGCCAAAAAATTATGTGGGCCCCACGATCcgaccatcatcatcatcattctcaCCGAGCTGTAATTTCTCCTTATATCACGGTATGGCGAAAATTGTAAATACGGAGACTACAGTGTCTTTTCgtatattttcaaaacattattCACCTAATTATCTCACAAAACCCTCCATTATTAAGATAATTCGGTTTTAGC
This region of Vitis vinifera cultivar Pinot Noir 40024 chromosome 5, ASM3070453v1 genomic DNA includes:
- the LOC100254548 gene encoding monothiol glutaredoxin-S10, with the protein product MDRVGKLASQKAVVIFSKSSCCMSHAIKRLFYEQGVSPAIHELDEDSRGKEMEWALMRLGCNPSVPAVFIGGKFVGSANTVMTLHLNGSLKKMLKEAGAIWL